A region of Nitrospinota bacterium DNA encodes the following proteins:
- the ligA gene encoding NAD-dependent DNA ligase LigA: MPDSAAKRLEKLREQIRKHERLYYVEDAPEISDSQFDTLMRELLDLEAAHPHLVTADSPSQRVGGAPADELKPVAHNPNAPMLSLDNAYSLEELEDFHKRVIKNLGSEIFKYTAEPKIDGLGVSLVYENGVLTLGATRGDGVTGEDVTANLKTVRSVPLKVNPPKGMGRFEARGEVYLPRDAFETVNDQREAEGLPLFANPRNCAAGSLRQLDPKITASRGLEFLAYALIATDAAGRPITVVDSHHAAMDLLKSLGFKTSGATLLQGLPEVAEYIETFDKKRDTLGYDVDGVVVKVDSYRLQAELGATSKFPRWAIAYKYPARQATTRVLNITVQVGRTGALTPVAELEPVEISGSVVARATLHNEDEIRRKDIRIGDWVFVEKGGEVIPKVVKVVESRRTGEEIIFQMPPHCPACGSAVFRPEGEVVARCAGSSCPAQLKERLRHFASRGAMDIEHVGPALIDQLLEKTLVHDAADIYYLTMENLMGLERMAEKSAGNALSAIEESKSRPLSRLIFALGIRYVGARGAKILSKNFQSLDDILLASVEQLTAIPEIGPRVAESVHVFAGQTANKKLVEKLKKAGVNIKGERQAGGRGLAGKQFVLTGGLEGMTRNEAKERVETMGGRVTSTVSKKTDYVVEGAEAGSKAEKARELGLKIISEKEFVKLLEDAAKEGKGQQNLF, translated from the coding sequence GTGCCGGATTCCGCCGCCAAACGGCTTGAAAAACTTCGAGAGCAAATCCGCAAGCACGAGCGGCTCTATTATGTGGAGGACGCCCCGGAGATTTCGGACTCCCAGTTCGACACGCTCATGCGGGAACTTCTGGATTTGGAGGCGGCCCATCCCCATCTGGTCACGGCCGATTCACCTTCGCAAAGGGTTGGCGGCGCCCCCGCCGATGAGTTGAAACCAGTAGCCCACAACCCCAACGCCCCCATGCTTTCGCTGGACAACGCTTATAGCCTGGAAGAGCTGGAGGATTTTCATAAACGCGTCATCAAGAACCTGGGCTCCGAAATTTTCAAATACACCGCCGAGCCGAAGATAGACGGGCTTGGTGTGTCGCTGGTTTATGAGAACGGCGTTTTAACCTTGGGCGCAACCAGGGGCGATGGAGTTACCGGCGAAGATGTGACGGCAAACCTGAAAACCGTGCGGTCTGTGCCATTGAAAGTAAATCCTCCCAAGGGGATGGGGCGGTTCGAGGCGCGGGGCGAGGTATATTTGCCCAGGGACGCTTTCGAGACGGTTAACGACCAGAGGGAAGCCGAAGGTTTACCGCTATTCGCCAATCCCCGCAATTGCGCCGCCGGGTCTTTGCGCCAGCTGGATCCCAAGATAACCGCCTCGCGGGGGCTGGAGTTTTTGGCCTACGCCCTCATAGCCACCGATGCGGCGGGACGCCCCATAACCGTGGTGGACTCCCATCACGCGGCCATGGATCTGCTAAAATCGCTGGGTTTTAAAACCTCCGGCGCCACGCTGTTGCAGGGTTTGCCCGAAGTGGCGGAATATATCGAGACCTTCGATAAAAAGCGGGACACCCTCGGTTATGACGTGGACGGGGTGGTGGTGAAGGTGGACTCTTACCGGCTCCAGGCCGAGCTTGGCGCCACCTCCAAATTCCCCCGGTGGGCCATAGCCTATAAATACCCCGCCCGGCAAGCCACCACCAGAGTACTCAACATCACGGTACAGGTGGGCAGGACCGGGGCGTTAACCCCCGTGGCGGAGCTTGAGCCGGTGGAGATTTCCGGAAGCGTGGTGGCCCGGGCCACCCTTCACAACGAAGACGAGATCCGCAGGAAAGACATCCGCATTGGCGACTGGGTTTTCGTGGAGAAAGGGGGCGAGGTAATCCCCAAGGTTGTGAAGGTTGTGGAGTCCCGCCGCACGGGGGAAGAGATAATTTTCCAGATGCCCCCCCATTGCCCCGCCTGCGGCTCGGCGGTGTTCCGGCCCGAGGGGGAGGTTGTGGCCCGGTGCGCTGGCTCCTCTTGCCCGGCCCAGTTGAAAGAGCGCCTGCGTCATTTCGCATCCCGCGGGGCCATGGACATAGAGCATGTGGGCCCGGCGCTGATAGACCAGTTGCTGGAAAAAACCCTGGTCCATGACGCGGCGGACATTTATTACCTGACGATGGAAAACCTGATGGGGCTGGAGCGGATGGCGGAAAAATCGGCGGGCAACGCGCTTTCGGCCATCGAGGAGAGCAAATCGCGCCCGTTAAGCAGGCTGATATTCGCCCTGGGCATCCGTTACGTTGGAGCCCGCGGGGCGAAGATATTATCGAAGAATTTTCAATCGCTGGACGACATCCTCTTGGCTTCGGTGGAACAGTTGACGGCCATCCCCGAAATTGGCCCCAGGGTGGCCGAGAGCGTTCATGTGTTCGCGGGGCAGACGGCCAATAAAAAATTGGTCGAGAAGCTAAAAAAAGCAGGAGTGAACATTAAGGGGGAACGGCAAGCCGGGGGACGCGGGCTGGCCGGAAAACAGTTCGTGCTTACAGGGGGTCTGGAAGGCATGACCCGCAACGAGGCCAAGGAGCGTGTGGAAACCATGGGGGGCCGGGTGACCTCCACCGTCAGCAAGAAGACCGATTACGTGGTGGAAGGG